A stretch of DNA from Campylobacter concisus:
AGAATAAGGCTTTTTGTTAAACATCTCCTTTATCCTTAAAAGAGAAGATGCCAACAAGATCGACAATATCCACTTTTTGATTTTTAATATCGCACATCATTTTAAAATGCTCCAGTGCGATATTCTTATCATTTTTACTTAACTCATTAAGTTTTTAGTCACATCAAAAATGATATCTATGCCACCATTTTTTATTGTCATAGTAAAGTATAAAATTTTAAACTAAAACCAGATAAATTTTTAGCTGTATTGCACTCTTGCAAGAACAGTATTTCATAAAATCTAATGCAAAATATCAAATAAAATTTAACTAGCCAGTGTTTGCTGGCCAGTTAAATTATTCGACAGTTACGCTTTTTGCGAGGTTTCTTGGCATATCGACGTTGTTGCCAAGCCTAACAGAAATTTCAAGTGCAAGTAGCTGAAGCACTAGCATCATCTCAAAAAATTCGCTCATATAGTGATTTTGTGCGCTTGTTTTTACGTAGTCATCGCTTAGCTCAAACTCAAGTGGGCTTATAGCTAGGATGTAAGCATCTCTTGCGGCAAGCTCTTCAACGTTGCTCTTTGTCTTTTCATAAAGTAAATTTTGAGGCATTAAAGCGATCGTAAATAGCTTCTCATCTGCAAGTGCGATAGGGCCGTGTTTCATCTCGCCTGATGGATAGCCCTCGGCGTGAAGATATGAAATTTCTTTAAGTTTTAACGCACCTTCAAGTGCTAGCGGATAGAAAATATCTCTACCAATAAAGAAGAAGCCATGACCGTGTAAATAATGCTTGCTTAGGCGGTGAAGCTTCTCTTGAAGAGAGTTGTTGATATTTAAAATTTGTGGGATGTGAAGAAGCGTTTTGATCTCGTGATCAAGCTCTTTTTTGCTGATAGACTCTTTTGCTGCTGCCATTTGAAGCACAAGCATCCAAAGCACGATGATCTGCGTTGCAAAGGCCTTTGTGCTTGCCACACCTTTTTCAATGCCAGCGCGAGTTAGAAGAGTATTGTCAGCTAGTCTAACGATAGATGAGTTATCAACGTTGCAAATAGCAATTGTCCTAAGACCGGCTTCTTTAGCGATCCTCAATGCTTCTAGAGTATCTGCTGTTTCGCCGCTTTGAGATATAACGATAAAAAGCGAATTTTTGTTTAAGTAAGGCTTTCTGTATCTAAATTCGCTAGCAACTTCGACCTTTGTTCTAACTTTAGCAAGCCTTTCAAAAAGATAGCTTGCGGTTAGTGCTGCATGGTAGCTCGTGCCGCACGCGCAAAGCACGATATCATCGATACTTTTTAGATATTCATCGTCTAAATTTTCAAGAGTGACTTTGTGGTTTTTAACCCTGCCCATAATGGTTTCAGATACGACTGCACCTTGCTCGTAAATTTCTTTCTCCATGAAAAATGTATAGCCCTCTTTTTGGGCATAGCTCTTATCTTTTGGTAAAGCATTAAACGTTATGCTCGCCTTTTTGCCGTGTTTAAAGACTGCGATCTCGTCTAAGCTCACGTAGCCGTAATTGTTGTCATCAAGATATGCCACCTCTGTTGCATTGCCGATAAGTGGAGCGTCAGATGAAGCAAAGTATAGCTCTTTTTTGTCGCTCTTTCCTATCGCCATAGGAGCGGCATCTTTTGCAAAAAATATCTTATCAGGTGCAGTTTTGGTGATAAGTAGCGTCGCATAAGCGCCTCTTAGCTTTGCAATAGTTGCCTCATAAGCTTTAAATGGATCTTTTTTCTCTTTTAAAATTTCTTCAAAAAGGTGCACGATCACCTCAGTATCGGTTTGGCTGACAAATTTCACGCCCTTTGCCTCAAGCTCATCTTTAAGCTCTTTGTAGTTTTCGATGATGCCGTTGTGAACGACAAATGAGTGCTCGCCAAGGTGCGGATGAGCGTTTATCTCAGTTGGTTTGCCGTGCGTCGCCCAGCGTGTGTGACCTATTGCCACGCCAAAGCCAGTTGATATAAAGTCCTTTGTTTTTAGGGCTAAATTTTCAAGCTTGCCGACCGCTTTAAAAAAATCAATCTTGTCATTACTCATCACAGCCATGCCAGCGCTGTCATATCCGCGGTACTCAAGCTCTTTTAGACCGCTTAAAATGACCTCTTTTTTCTCTTTATCTCCGATGTATCCTACGATTCCACACATGTTTTACTCGCTTATTAATAAATTTAATATCTCTTCACCCTTACTCTCAAGTCGCTCGTTTTTCTCGATCAAAAATAGATTTCTCGTTCTATTTTTAACCGTCTGAATTCTAGCACTCGTGACTTGAAAATGAAGCCTGTCAAAAACACTCATCACATAAGCCATTAGCCCGCGCTGATCTTTTGCGTTGATGCTAAGTTTGGCGTAGTCTTTTGAGTGATTTAGCTCGAAGTTTATCTCATCTTTGTTAATGTTTGGTTTCAAAGGCTCTTTTAAAACCTCGCTATTTAGGGATTTTAGAGCTAAATTTTTAGTATTTTCAAGCTCCTCTTTTTTAACATTTTGGTTAAAATCAAGCCTGATATAAAATTTCTTCTCAAATAGCTCAAAAATTTCCATATATGCTAGGTCAAATTTGGCAAATTCATAGAGCAGGGCGCTTAAATTTAGGCTCTTTTTTGTATAAATCTGAATGCTTAAATTTTTAGAGTTATTTATAAAAATTTCTGTCGTATCTAAGCTATCTGCAACCTTGCTTAAATTTATGATCTCACTCGCACTATATTTTATAAAAACAAGATTTGATGTGATTTTAAAAATTTTCTCTTGCAAGCTTAGTTCAAGCGCCAAAAACTCGATATTTCGTTTTATAGATTGCTCTTTTTTTACACGTCTTGTCGCTTCATCAAGTAAATTTTCATCGCTAAATGCACTAAGAGAAATTTCATAAAGCTCTCTTAAAAGCTTTGCTGTGTAGGCGTTATAGAGCCTCTCGTTTGTCGCGTTTATCACGCAGTAGCTAAGGATGTAAAGTAGTTTTAAAACCTGCTTGTCGCCAAGCTTTGAGATAAAAGTAAATATAACGCGTTGGGAATAAATGTCTTCTCTGTTTGAGACGTTGCTCATTAGAGTGTGGTATTTTATCAGGATGACGCCGATATTTACGGCTTTTTGGCTTAAATTTAGCTTGTTTGCGTAGGCTCTAAAGATATTTGCGCCGATATTTGCATGATCCCTGCCAAGCCCCTTGCCAACGTCGTGCATTAAAGTCACGATCTTTAGCATCGTCTTGCCCTCCAAGCAAAGCTCGGTATAGAGATTTTTTATAAATTTATCTTTTATATTTTCAAGAAATTTTACACTTAAAATGCTATGCTCATCGACCGTAAATTCGTGATAGCCGTCGTACTGAGCTAGCTGGCTGATGTGTTCCATTGGTTTTATTAAAATTTGTATCATTTGCGCATCAAGCAATGACTTTAAAATAGCGTAGGAATTTTTTCTTAAAAATATCTTCTTAAACTCACTTATAGCACGCTCTAAGCCACTTTTTGTGATGATGGCTCGCTTGATGTAAAAGATCGCACTTATATCAAATTTATAATCAACATCTTTTAGTTCTAAAAGCTCGGTTATTAGATTTTCAATGAGAGCTGGCTTTTTATGAAGCGGCACGTAAATAACGCCATTTATCTCGTAAAAGCCATTTTTTAGCCTAGCAAATTTTCTCTGCTCAAAGCTTAGCTCACTTTTAAAAAATGGCCTGCAAAGAGAAGCGACGATAAACCTCGAATAAATAGCAACATTATTCATTGAGCTTAGCATTTTTTGGCTGATAACGCTTTCATTGTCTTGAAGCTTTTTAGACTTTGTTTGCATGAAATTTGTCGTGATTTCAACGCTTGAAGCACTAAAAGTATCAGAATTTTGCGTCAAATTTAAGGTGGTTAGTAGGCTTAGTAAAAAGTCCACATTTAGATTAAAACTAGCGATCTCTTTTTCATTCATCACTTTTAGGGCCTGTGATCTAACTGAAATGTCGCTATCTAGGCAGTTTAGTATGCAGTTTAGGTGATAAATTTCATCTATCCCACCAAAGCCACTTTTTAGATTTGGCTCTTGGGCTAAGTAGCTGATGCTAGAAAATGGTAAAAATACCTTTAAATGGTAGTTTAAAAAGGCTTTTTTATCAAATTCTTTTAATTTTACGATCTCGCTTTTTACTAGGCGGTATAGACTTTTTGAACCACAGATATATCGGACTTGCGATGTTTCGCTTTTAAATTTGAGATCGTCTTTGTAATTTGTAAAAATTTCATCTATTTCGACGCTTTTTATATAAAAATTTATTCCAGAGCTACTTAAAATTTCGCTAAATTCTTTTAAGAAATTCTTTATGTTGTAGCCTTTTAAATTTTTATAAACTAGTAAAATTTCAAGCTCACTATTTGCGCTAAGTAAGGTTTGGGCGTATTTTCCAGTAGCTAAAACACTAAAGGCAAAGCTGTCATTTTGCGGCACAAAATCATCAAAAAAATCTCGCATAGTTTCATTTAAATAAGATTTTATAAAATCATCGTATTCTTTGGCTAAAAAATTTGCAAAATTTCTACCCTGATTTTTTTGAAAATGTTTTGGTAAATTTGCCTTAAAATCAAGAAATTTCTCTTTGATTTTTAAATAATTATTGCTATATTTGGTACTTTTATCAGCCAGCATTTAATGTTTCCATTGTTAAAAATATCTTGACAAATGTTACATAATTTTTGCAAAAACAAAGCTTTATTTGCTTATAATAAAGCCTTAAGTTCAGCTTTAGGACGATAAAGATAATGAATCTATTACAAAAACTAGAAAGTGGCGAGAGATTAAGCAAACAAGAGGCTTTTTCGCTTTATGAGCTTGATCTTTTTACCTTGGCTAAATTTGCCGACAAAAAGCGCAGAAAGCTGCACGGCAATAAGGTCTTTTTTAATGTAAATCGCCATATCAATCCAACAAATATCTGTGCTGATATCTGTAAATTTTGCGCATTTTCGGCTCACAGAAAAAATCCAAATCCATACTTAATGAGCCACGAAGAAATTTTAAAGATCGTTGATGAGAGCGTGAGCCACGGTGTAAAAGAGATACACATCGTATCAGCTCACAACGCAAAAAGTGGCTGGCAGTGGTATTTAGAAATTTTTAAAAAGATAAAAGCAGCTCATCCAGAGCTTCATGTAAAGGCGATGACGGCGGCTGAGATTGATTTTTTATCAAGGCATTACGGCTTAAGCTACGATGAGGTGATAGAAAAGATGCTTGAATACGGCGTCGATAGCATGCCAGGGGGTGGGGCTGAAATTTTTGACGAAGAGATCAGGGCTAAAATTTGCAAAGGCAAGGTGAGTAGTGAGAACTGGCTAAAGATCCACAAAATGTGGCACGATAAAGGCAGGCAAAGCAATGCTACAATGCTTTTTGGCCACA
This window harbors:
- a CDS encoding HD domain-containing protein, with the translated sequence MLADKSTKYSNNYLKIKEKFLDFKANLPKHFQKNQGRNFANFLAKEYDDFIKSYLNETMRDFFDDFVPQNDSFAFSVLATGKYAQTLLSANSELEILLVYKNLKGYNIKNFLKEFSEILSSSGINFYIKSVEIDEIFTNYKDDLKFKSETSQVRYICGSKSLYRLVKSEIVKLKEFDKKAFLNYHLKVFLPFSSISYLAQEPNLKSGFGGIDEIYHLNCILNCLDSDISVRSQALKVMNEKEIASFNLNVDFLLSLLTTLNLTQNSDTFSASSVEITTNFMQTKSKKLQDNESVISQKMLSSMNNVAIYSRFIVASLCRPFFKSELSFEQRKFARLKNGFYEINGVIYVPLHKKPALIENLITELLELKDVDYKFDISAIFYIKRAIITKSGLERAISEFKKIFLRKNSYAILKSLLDAQMIQILIKPMEHISQLAQYDGYHEFTVDEHSILSVKFLENIKDKFIKNLYTELCLEGKTMLKIVTLMHDVGKGLGRDHANIGANIFRAYANKLNLSQKAVNIGVILIKYHTLMSNVSNREDIYSQRVIFTFISKLGDKQVLKLLYILSYCVINATNERLYNAYTAKLLRELYEISLSAFSDENLLDEATRRVKKEQSIKRNIEFLALELSLQEKIFKITSNLVFIKYSASEIINLSKVADSLDTTEIFINNSKNLSIQIYTKKSLNLSALLYEFAKFDLAYMEIFELFEKKFYIRLDFNQNVKKEELENTKNLALKSLNSEVLKEPLKPNINKDEINFELNHSKDYAKLSINAKDQRGLMAYVMSVFDRLHFQVTSARIQTVKNRTRNLFLIEKNERLESKGEEILNLLISE
- the glmS gene encoding glutamine--fructose-6-phosphate transaminase (isomerizing), with the translated sequence MCGIVGYIGDKEKKEVILSGLKELEYRGYDSAGMAVMSNDKIDFFKAVGKLENLALKTKDFISTGFGVAIGHTRWATHGKPTEINAHPHLGEHSFVVHNGIIENYKELKDELEAKGVKFVSQTDTEVIVHLFEEILKEKKDPFKAYEATIAKLRGAYATLLITKTAPDKIFFAKDAAPMAIGKSDKKELYFASSDAPLIGNATEVAYLDDNNYGYVSLDEIAVFKHGKKASITFNALPKDKSYAQKEGYTFFMEKEIYEQGAVVSETIMGRVKNHKVTLENLDDEYLKSIDDIVLCACGTSYHAALTASYLFERLAKVRTKVEVASEFRYRKPYLNKNSLFIVISQSGETADTLEALRIAKEAGLRTIAICNVDNSSIVRLADNTLLTRAGIEKGVASTKAFATQIIVLWMLVLQMAAAKESISKKELDHEIKTLLHIPQILNINNSLQEKLHRLSKHYLHGHGFFFIGRDIFYPLALEGALKLKEISYLHAEGYPSGEMKHGPIALADEKLFTIALMPQNLLYEKTKSNVEELAARDAYILAISPLEFELSDDYVKTSAQNHYMSEFFEMMLVLQLLALEISVRLGNNVDMPRNLAKSVTVE
- the mqnE gene encoding aminofutalosine synthase MqnE translates to MMNLLQKLESGERLSKQEAFSLYELDLFTLAKFADKKRRKLHGNKVFFNVNRHINPTNICADICKFCAFSAHRKNPNPYLMSHEEILKIVDESVSHGVKEIHIVSAHNAKSGWQWYLEIFKKIKAAHPELHVKAMTAAEIDFLSRHYGLSYDEVIEKMLEYGVDSMPGGGAEIFDEEIRAKICKGKVSSENWLKIHKMWHDKGRQSNATMLFGHIESRENRIDHMLRIRDLQDETGGFNAFIPLVYQRENNYLKDVKFLGSAEILKTMAISRLLLDNVPHIKAYWATSTLNLAMIAQEFGADDLDGTIEKESIQSAAGANSANGVTLKTFCDLIKTSGFTPVERDSLYNELKIY